The proteins below come from a single Chryseobacterium capnotolerans genomic window:
- a CDS encoding efflux RND transporter periplasmic adaptor subunit, with product MNIPGKTRFIVLISSIILLQSCTKAAEGSNTAPPAPELPVYTVISSPATTYQEFPTALEGKNNVEIRSQVDGYLDRIYVEEGAYVRAGQPLFKIDSRSYGEQMNMAQANLQVANANIQKAKVEVDRLQPLVAAKVVSDVQLKTAKANYEAAVAASAQARASVGSAKINVGFTTITAPVSGYIGRIPFKKGSLISRTDPNPLTLLSDISEIYAYFSLSELDFIAFQNKYPGATLDEKLKNMPMVDLIIADNSTYPGKGRLSIVDGQFDKTTGAISVRAVFPNANGSLRTGNTGRVRMPQLISNAVVIPQESTFEIQDKTYVYVVGKDQKVTGKPIKISGKTDSYYFISEGLAPGEKIVYTGIGSLKDGVSIKPKAISSDSLLRAKPL from the coding sequence ATGAACATACCTGGAAAAACAAGGTTTATTGTACTTATTTCAAGTATAATTCTTTTACAGAGCTGCACAAAGGCTGCGGAAGGATCCAATACTGCACCTCCAGCTCCTGAACTTCCGGTTTATACCGTTATATCCTCTCCTGCTACCACTTATCAGGAATTCCCAACTGCTTTGGAAGGGAAAAATAATGTGGAAATAAGATCTCAGGTTGATGGATATCTTGACAGAATTTATGTAGAGGAAGGCGCTTATGTAAGAGCGGGACAGCCTTTATTTAAAATAGATTCTAGAAGCTATGGTGAGCAAATGAATATGGCTCAGGCCAATCTTCAGGTGGCTAATGCCAATATACAGAAGGCTAAAGTAGAAGTTGACAGACTTCAGCCTTTAGTGGCAGCAAAAGTAGTTTCTGATGTACAGCTTAAAACGGCAAAAGCCAACTATGAGGCGGCTGTAGCAGCATCTGCACAAGCCAGAGCATCTGTGGGAAGCGCCAAAATCAATGTAGGATTTACCACCATTACAGCACCGGTAAGTGGATATATTGGAAGAATTCCTTTCAAAAAAGGAAGTTTAATCTCCAGAACAGATCCTAATCCATTGACTTTATTATCAGACATCAGTGAAATTTATGCTTATTTCTCTTTAAGCGAGCTTGATTTTATTGCATTTCAGAATAAATATCCGGGGGCGACTTTAGATGAAAAGCTAAAAAATATGCCAATGGTAGATTTGATTATTGCTGACAACAGTACTTACCCAGGAAAAGGAAGATTAAGTATTGTAGACGGACAGTTTGACAAAACAACAGGAGCCATCAGTGTACGTGCAGTTTTCCCTAATGCGAACGGATCGTTGAGAACCGGAAATACAGGTAGAGTACGTATGCCACAACTGATTTCAAATGCAGTGGTAATTCCACAAGAATCTACTTTCGAAATTCAGGATAAGACCTATGTCTATGTAGTCGGGAAAGATCAAAAGGTAACAGGAAAGCCTATTAAAATCTCAGGAAAGACGGATAGTTATTACTTTATTTCTGAAGGACTTGCGCCGGGAGAAAAGATTGTCTACACTGGAATCGGAAGCCTGAAAGACGGAGTATCCATAAAACCTAAGGCTATTTCTTCAGACAGTTTATTGAGAGCAAAACCTTTGTAA
- a CDS encoding TetR/AcrR family transcriptional regulator: MGLHERRQREKESIRASILQAAFTLAKSEGWASLSMRKIADAIEYSAPVVYDYFENKDAILFEISLDGFHKLHIELLKAQQQYDTPEEQLVAVVDAYWSFAFNNKEYYQLMFGLGMQCCGKGQMKKEFSSFQELIYECTYNIIEKNGSNTDNACHMSHALFSAVHGMISIMMMRTGDIPSTMNKSTLDETVSSFIKSL; this comes from the coding sequence ATGGGCCTACATGAACGTCGTCAAAGAGAAAAAGAATCCATCCGTGCAAGTATCTTGCAGGCGGCATTCACTTTGGCTAAATCTGAAGGCTGGGCATCACTTTCCATGCGCAAAATAGCAGACGCTATTGAATACAGTGCACCGGTGGTGTATGATTATTTCGAAAATAAGGATGCTATTCTATTTGAAATTTCATTAGATGGCTTCCATAAATTACATATAGAATTATTAAAGGCTCAACAACAATATGATACTCCTGAAGAGCAGCTTGTTGCCGTTGTAGATGCGTATTGGAGCTTTGCGTTTAATAACAAGGAATATTACCAACTGATGTTTGGTTTGGGAATGCAATGTTGTGGAAAGGGACAGATGAAGAAAGAATTTTCCTCATTTCAGGAGCTGATTTACGAGTGTACATACAACATTATTGAGAAAAACGGATCCAATACGGATAATGCATGTCATATGTCTCACGCTTTATTTTCAGCGGTTCATGGAATGATTTCTATTATGATGATGCGTACAGGAGATATTCCATCTACAATGAATAAATCGACTCTGGATGAAACTGTTTCATCTTTTATTAAGTCTTTATAA
- a CDS encoding thioredoxin family protein, translating to MNTPSNMLALGTKAPFFELPNPSKTNELQSLEELKGEKGTLVIFMCNHCPFVLHVIDKINELYEDYNEKGIEFIAINANDIEKYPDDSPEKMIEFQIERNFDFPYLFDESQAIAKAYEAACTPDFYFFDDKLDLVYRGQMDDSRPGNNKDVTGEDLIIAFENLLAGEPQEEIQRPSMGCNIKWK from the coding sequence ATGAATACTCCCTCCAATATGTTGGCATTAGGTACAAAAGCTCCGTTTTTTGAGCTTCCAAACCCGTCAAAAACGAATGAACTTCAGTCTTTAGAAGAACTGAAAGGAGAAAAAGGAACATTGGTTATCTTCATGTGTAACCACTGTCCATTTGTTCTTCATGTCATTGATAAGATCAATGAACTGTATGAAGACTATAATGAAAAAGGAATTGAATTCATCGCGATCAACGCTAACGATATTGAAAAATATCCGGATGATTCTCCTGAAAAAATGATTGAGTTCCAGATTGAAAGAAATTTTGACTTCCCTTATCTGTTTGATGAGAGTCAGGCTATTGCAAAAGCTTACGAAGCTGCATGTACTCCTGATTTCTATTTCTTTGATGATAAATTGGACCTTGTATACAGAGGTCAGATGGATGATTCAAGACCTGGAAATAATAAGGATGTTACCGGAGAAGATCTGATTATTGCTTTTGAAAATCTTCTAGCTGGAGAACCACAGGAAGAAATCCAGAGACCTAGTATGGGATGTAATATTAAATGGAAATAG